Proteins encoded within one genomic window of Fibrobacter sp. UWB16:
- the rdgB gene encoding RdgB/HAM1 family non-canonical purine NTP pyrophosphatase: MKRLFVIATGSAGKIRDFAHILGTDHYEFKTLKDIGFDEDIIEDGNSFAENAIIKSNTTAQWLAKRNIEATVLADDSGLEVFALNGEPGIYSARYCGKHGDDEANNVKLMQKLEGIEDRKARYFCALSYQTVTKNEKGEFVISKPIIFEGECRGEINHAPVGDMGFGYDPLFVPDGETRTFAQMELEEKKVISHRGNAIRALKKALGK; this comes from the coding sequence ATGAAACGTTTATTTGTTATCGCGACCGGAAGTGCCGGAAAAATTAGAGACTTTGCCCACATCTTGGGCACAGACCATTACGAATTCAAGACTTTGAAAGACATCGGTTTTGACGAAGACATCATCGAAGATGGGAATTCCTTTGCCGAAAACGCCATCATCAAGTCGAATACAACGGCTCAATGGCTCGCTAAGCGCAACATCGAAGCGACCGTTCTCGCCGATGATTCTGGCCTTGAAGTTTTCGCCTTGAACGGCGAACCTGGCATTTACAGCGCCCGCTACTGCGGTAAGCACGGCGATGACGAAGCCAACAACGTCAAGTTGATGCAAAAGCTCGAAGGTATCGAAGACCGTAAAGCACGTTATTTCTGTGCACTCTCATACCAAACCGTCACCAAGAACGAAAAAGGTGAATTTGTCATCAGCAAGCCGATTATTTTCGAAGGCGAATGCCGCGGCGAAATCAACCACGCACCTGTCGGCGACATGGGCTTCGGTTATGATCCGCTCTTTGTTCCGGATGGTGAAACGAGAACGTTTGCGCAGATGGAACTTGAAGAGAAAAAGGTCATCAGCCATCGCGGAAACGCCATCAGAGCTTTGAAGAAAGCTCTCGGAAAATAA
- a CDS encoding radical SAM/SPASM domain-containing protein: protein MNSVYIEITNVCNLHCSFCPCGTAVGNVNEADNGFAADNSSTSASRTFMDSKLFETCITGAQEIGATNVYFHVLGEPTLHPGFVHYLKKLEQTPLKLTLTTNGTTIERTGRQILASPAVRQVNFSTHAYAELPQETAERYLQNVLDFCSLSIVERPDLYINLRLWNVGAEDASSWNSYMLKRIHETFGVDITPGHFCSRHKSFNITGRLYLHEDTRFKWPSAQSENSNNCHPEQNIAGTCRALDTHVAILHDGRVVACCLDHSGQITLGNIGEQSFAEILESPLAQNIKEGFAQHELRHPFCQTCSFCKRFK, encoded by the coding sequence GTGAACAGCGTCTACATCGAAATCACGAACGTTTGCAATTTGCATTGTAGCTTTTGCCCCTGCGGAACTGCTGTAGGCAACGTGAATGAAGCCGACAACGGATTTGCAGCAGACAATTCGTCGACGTCCGCGAGCCGCACGTTCATGGATTCCAAGCTGTTCGAAACATGCATCACAGGCGCGCAAGAAATCGGCGCAACAAACGTCTACTTTCACGTTCTCGGCGAACCCACGCTCCACCCCGGCTTTGTGCATTACCTCAAAAAGCTCGAACAAACGCCATTAAAGCTCACGCTCACGACTAACGGCACAACGATTGAACGCACAGGCCGTCAAATTCTTGCCTCGCCCGCCGTCCGCCAAGTCAACTTTTCGACGCATGCCTACGCGGAACTCCCCCAAGAAACCGCGGAACGCTATTTGCAAAATGTCCTTGATTTTTGCAGTCTCTCAATTGTCGAGCGCCCCGATCTCTACATCAATTTACGATTGTGGAACGTCGGCGCCGAAGATGCCTCCTCGTGGAACAGCTACATGCTTAAACGCATCCACGAGACTTTTGGCGTTGATATCACGCCCGGGCATTTCTGCAGTCGCCACAAGAGTTTCAACATAACCGGTCGACTTTATCTGCACGAAGACACAAGATTTAAATGGCCTTCAGCGCAATCCGAAAACAGTAACAATTGTCATCCAGAGCAAAACATCGCAGGCACTTGCCGCGCGCTAGACACGCACGTAGCGATTCTCCATGACGGTCGCGTTGTCGCCTGTTGCCTCGACCATAGCGGACAAATTACACTCGGTAACATCGGCGAACAAAGCTTTGCTGAAATTTTAGAAAGCCCGCTCGCGCAAAATATAAAAGAAGGGTTCGCGCAGCACGAACTACGCCACCCTTTTTGTCAAACCTGCAGTTTTTGCAAACGGTTTAAATAA
- a CDS encoding tRNA-dihydrouridine synthase family protein, which produces MLKNLFAPLQGYTTGIYRKAHAEIFGGVDAYYTPFLRIENGKPREKDLRDLEIANAECANSRCTDIAEENAREIPQIIANSVDEFKILADALIAKGYMEIDFNMGCPFPMQVNRHRGAGILNDKQTVQEIMDEIRKLSSVTNGTAPAMAKVTAPIKFSVKMRLGQDAPDEAFALLPILNEAPLSQITLHPRLGKQQYKGAIDFKSFEKFYEECRHPLVYNGDITTVSQICEMERRYPKLAGVMIGRGLLAKPSLAAEYKGMRDINCAAPLNSNTHQNLLGKLFQMHQVIFDHACKTNQGDSQILSHVQSFWEYLEPSIPKKNFKKIKKAGKLSEYQEAIMEMRGLS; this is translated from the coding sequence ATGCTAAAAAATCTATTTGCACCGCTACAAGGTTACACGACGGGCATTTATCGAAAAGCCCACGCTGAAATCTTTGGCGGTGTTGATGCATATTACACACCGTTCTTGCGGATTGAAAACGGGAAACCGCGCGAAAAAGATTTGCGAGATTTAGAAATCGCGAATGCTGAATGCGCAAATTCAAGATGCACGGACATTGCGGAGGAAAATGCACGCGAGATTCCGCAAATTATCGCGAACAGCGTCGATGAATTTAAAATCCTCGCAGACGCGCTAATCGCCAAAGGCTACATGGAAATTGACTTCAACATGGGATGCCCCTTCCCGATGCAAGTCAACCGCCATCGTGGAGCAGGAATCTTAAACGACAAGCAAACCGTCCAAGAAATAATGGACGAGATCAGGAAATTGTCTAGCGTTACGAACGGAACCGCGCCGGCAATGGCAAAAGTAACTGCGCCGATAAAGTTTTCCGTCAAGATGCGGCTTGGGCAAGACGCCCCTGACGAAGCCTTTGCTCTCCTCCCGATTCTAAACGAAGCGCCGCTCTCGCAAATTACGCTCCACCCCAGACTCGGCAAGCAACAGTACAAAGGCGCAATCGATTTCAAATCATTTGAAAAGTTTTATGAGGAATGCCGCCATCCGCTCGTTTATAACGGCGACATCACAACCGTCTCGCAAATCTGTGAAATGGAACGACGCTACCCGAAGCTCGCAGGCGTGATGATCGGCCGCGGACTTCTCGCGAAACCAAGTTTAGCAGCGGAATACAAAGGAATGCGCGATATAAACTGCGCCGCCCCCCTAAACAGCAACACTCATCAAAATTTGCTCGGCAAACTTTTCCAAATGCACCAGGTCATATTTGACCACGCCTGCAAAACGAACCAAGGCGACAGCCAAATTCTCTCGCACGTACAAAGTTTCTGGGAATACCTCGAACCAAGCATTCCAAAAAAAAATTTCAAGAAAATCAAAAAAGCAGGCAAACTCAGCGAATACCAAGAAGCAATTATGGAGATGAGGGGCCTCTCGTGA
- a CDS encoding TM2 domain-containing protein — MPSTGEHNKWIALALCILLGYLGLHRFYEGKIWTGILWLCTGGLCGVGIIVDAILIVMKPEHY; from the coding sequence ATGCCTTCTACTGGTGAACACAACAAATGGATTGCTCTTGCCCTCTGTATTCTGCTCGGATACTTGGGTCTGCACCGTTTTTACGAAGGAAAAATCTGGACAGGAATCTTGTGGCTTTGCACCGGCGGTCTCTGCGGAGTCGGCATTATCGTTGACGCCATCTTGATCGTCATGAAACCGGAACATTACTAA